One Georgenia wutianyii DNA segment encodes these proteins:
- a CDS encoding phage holin family protein encodes MSTQAPHDSGRPPEGFSTPAGAPRSGPAAARPTMGELVARVSEQFSRILRGEIELIQVKLADKAKHVGVGAGFFAVAGLLALYALGVLITAAVLGLAVALPAWLSALIVGVVLLIIAAVAALIGKKKVQEGQAPSAEETKANLKADVDAVKKGIQS; translated from the coding sequence GTGAGTACCCAGGCACCGCACGACTCCGGGCGGCCTCCAGAGGGCTTCAGCACGCCGGCGGGGGCACCCCGCTCCGGCCCGGCCGCGGCACGCCCCACGATGGGCGAGCTCGTCGCCCGGGTGTCCGAGCAGTTCTCCCGCATCCTGCGCGGGGAGATCGAGCTCATCCAGGTCAAGCTGGCCGACAAGGCGAAGCACGTCGGCGTCGGCGCCGGCTTCTTCGCCGTCGCCGGGCTCCTCGCCCTCTACGCCCTCGGCGTGCTCATCACGGCCGCCGTGCTCGGGCTGGCCGTCGCCCTGCCCGCCTGGCTCTCGGCCCTCATCGTCGGGGTCGTCCTGCTCATCATCGCCGCGGTCGCCGCCCTCATCGGGAAGAAGAAGGTCCAGGAGGGCCAGGCACCGTCGGCCGAGGAGACCAAGGCCAACCTCAAGGCCGACGTGGACGCGGTGAAGAAGGGGATCCAGTCATGA
- a CDS encoding DUF3618 domain-containing protein, with protein MSEKRTPEQIEADLVRTREELASSVDELSTMLDPRVQLKEAKENISSAAKNAVDDVTAKAGSVLDRVKAGDPKVIGILGAGAAAVAAVIALAARRS; from the coding sequence ATGAGCGAGAAGCGCACTCCCGAGCAGATCGAGGCGGACCTCGTCCGCACCCGCGAGGAGCTCGCCTCCTCGGTGGACGAGCTGAGCACCATGCTCGACCCCCGCGTACAGCTGAAGGAGGCGAAGGAGAACATCTCCTCCGCCGCGAAGAACGCGGTCGACGACGTCACCGCCAAGGCAGGCTCGGTCCTCGACCGCGTGAAGGCGGGCGACCCCAAGGTCATCGGGATCCTCGGCGCAGGGGCGGCCGCCGTCGCGGCAGTCATCGCCCTCGCCGCCCGCAGGTCCTGA
- a CDS encoding BldC family transcriptional regulator, protein MNENYREETLLTPGEVAARFRVDPKTVTRWANAGKLTAVRTLGGHRRYRRSEVDELLVANGLGAGMTTDAVR, encoded by the coding sequence ATGAACGAGAACTACCGCGAGGAGACACTGCTGACCCCCGGCGAGGTCGCCGCCCGCTTCCGCGTCGACCCCAAGACGGTCACGCGTTGGGCCAACGCGGGGAAGCTCACGGCGGTCCGGACCCTCGGCGGGCACCGCCGCTACCGCCGCAGCGAGGTCGACGAGCTGCTCGTCGCCAACGGCCTGGGCGCGGGCATGACGACGGACGCCGTCCGGTAG
- a CDS encoding DUF3073 domain-containing protein: MGRGRQKAKQTKVARRLKYYSPETDYRALERELTAQATHSGHTDNYYEVPSAEDDDDDWSTRSG; the protein is encoded by the coding sequence ATGGGGCGCGGCCGTCAGAAGGCCAAGCAGACGAAGGTCGCCCGTAGGCTGAAGTACTACAGCCCGGAGACCGACTACCGTGCGCTCGAACGCGAGCTCACGGCGCAGGCCACCCATTCTGGGCACACGGACAACTACTACGAGGTCCCCTCCGCAGAGGACGACGACGACGACTGGAGCACCCGCTCCGGCTGA
- the purM gene encoding phosphoribosylformylglycinamidine cyclo-ligase: MSTEPRTPISYAAAGVDTEAGDRAVELMKGALRATHGPEVLGGAGGFAGLYDASALREYRRPLLATSTDGVGTKVAIAQAMDKHDTIGHDLVGMVVDDIVVVGARPLVMTDYIACGRVVPERIADIVRGIAEACALTGTALVGGETAEHPGLLGPEEYDVAGAATGVVEADRVLGPDRVAEGDVLLALASSGLHANGYSLVRRVLDVSGWSLDREVAELGRTVGEELLEPTRLYTRLCLELAEDDGLHALSHVTGGGLAANLARVLPAGLVGHVERGSWQVPAVFDLVRRLGPVDWADLEQTLNLGVGMVAVLTPDAAARAVATAQAAGVGAWELGTVTRLTDQDEDVVTGTKGMRGGAVRLHGSYCV; this comes from the coding sequence GTGAGCACCGAGCCCCGTACCCCGATCAGCTACGCCGCGGCAGGCGTCGACACGGAGGCGGGGGACCGCGCCGTCGAGCTCATGAAGGGGGCGCTGCGCGCCACCCACGGACCGGAGGTGCTCGGCGGCGCCGGCGGGTTCGCCGGCCTGTACGACGCCTCGGCGCTGCGTGAGTACCGCCGTCCGCTCCTCGCGACGTCGACCGACGGCGTCGGCACGAAGGTCGCCATCGCCCAGGCGATGGACAAGCACGACACCATCGGGCACGACCTCGTCGGCATGGTCGTCGACGACATCGTCGTCGTGGGGGCGCGCCCGCTCGTCATGACCGACTACATCGCGTGCGGTCGGGTGGTCCCGGAGCGGATCGCCGACATCGTCCGGGGCATCGCCGAGGCGTGCGCGCTCACCGGCACGGCGCTGGTCGGCGGGGAGACCGCCGAGCACCCGGGGCTGCTCGGGCCCGAGGAGTACGACGTCGCGGGCGCGGCCACCGGCGTCGTCGAGGCCGACCGCGTGCTCGGCCCGGACCGGGTCGCCGAGGGTGACGTCCTCCTCGCCCTCGCCTCCTCCGGGCTGCACGCCAACGGCTACTCCCTCGTGCGGCGGGTGCTGGACGTCAGCGGCTGGAGCCTGGACCGCGAGGTCGCCGAGCTCGGGCGCACGGTGGGCGAGGAGCTCCTGGAGCCCACCCGCCTGTACACGCGGCTGTGCCTTGAGCTCGCCGAGGACGACGGGCTGCACGCGCTGTCCCACGTCACCGGGGGCGGGCTGGCGGCCAACCTCGCCCGCGTGCTGCCCGCGGGTCTGGTCGGGCACGTCGAGCGCGGCTCGTGGCAGGTCCCGGCGGTCTTCGACCTCGTCCGCCGGCTCGGCCCGGTCGACTGGGCCGACCTCGAGCAGACCCTCAACCTCGGCGTCGGCATGGTCGCCGTGCTCACGCCCGACGCCGCCGCCCGCGCGGTGGCGACCGCGCAGGCCGCCGGGGTCGGGGCGTGGGAGCTCGGGACGGTCACGCGTCTCACCGACCAGGACGAGGACGTCGTCACCGGCACCAAGGGCATGCGCGGAGGAGCCGTGCGGCTGCACGGCTCCTACTGCGTGTAG
- the purF gene encoding amidophosphoribosyltransferase yields MRRGDGRLSHDLLPGDKGPQDECGVFGVWAPGEEVARLTYFGIYALQHRGQESAGIATSNGEQLRVYKDMGLVSQVFDDQTLSALQGHIAVGHVRYATTGASAWENAQPTLGPAGAGTVALGHNGNLTNTRSLMEEVRRRSGADLSGELGRGSSTDTAVITALLAGTPGEPVRSLEDTAMDVLPMLQGAFSLVFMDEHSLYAARDAHGIRPLVLGRLQRGWAVASETAALDIVGATFVREVEPGELLIIDEDGLRTRHFARPEPRGCVFEYVYLARPDTQIAGRSVNAARSEMGRVLAREHPVEADLVIPTPDSGTPAAIGYAQASGIPFAQGLVKNAYVGRTFIQPTDTIRQLGIKLKLNPLREVIAGKRLVVVDDSIVRGNTQRALVRMLREAGAAEIHVRISSPPVKWPCFYGIDFATRAELIANGMSTEEIRASLDADSLGYISPEGMIEATAVPEERLCTACFTGRYPVPVEETTEPAESHRGSYHVLPHRPSPTLTIAGAQ; encoded by the coding sequence GTGCGACGTGGAGACGGACGGCTGAGCCACGACCTGCTCCCCGGGGACAAGGGCCCCCAGGACGAGTGCGGTGTCTTCGGCGTCTGGGCGCCGGGTGAGGAGGTCGCCCGGCTCACCTACTTCGGCATCTACGCCCTGCAGCACCGCGGCCAGGAGTCGGCGGGCATCGCGACGAGCAACGGCGAGCAGCTCCGCGTCTACAAGGACATGGGCCTGGTCTCCCAGGTCTTCGACGACCAGACGCTCTCGGCGCTCCAGGGCCACATCGCGGTGGGCCACGTGCGCTACGCGACGACGGGCGCGAGCGCGTGGGAGAACGCGCAGCCCACCCTGGGGCCGGCGGGGGCCGGCACGGTCGCGCTCGGCCACAACGGCAACCTCACGAACACCCGCTCCCTCATGGAGGAGGTGCGCCGCCGGTCCGGCGCCGACCTCAGCGGCGAGCTCGGCCGCGGCAGCTCGACCGACACGGCCGTCATCACCGCGCTCCTCGCGGGTACCCCGGGTGAGCCGGTGCGCTCCCTGGAGGACACGGCGATGGACGTCCTGCCGATGCTCCAGGGCGCCTTCTCCCTCGTCTTCATGGACGAGCACTCGCTGTACGCGGCCCGCGACGCCCACGGCATCCGCCCCCTCGTCCTGGGCCGGCTGCAGCGTGGCTGGGCGGTCGCCTCGGAGACGGCGGCGCTCGACATCGTCGGCGCGACGTTCGTCCGCGAGGTCGAGCCCGGCGAGCTCCTCATCATCGACGAGGACGGACTGCGCACCCGGCACTTCGCCCGCCCGGAGCCGCGCGGGTGCGTCTTCGAGTACGTCTACCTGGCCCGGCCGGACACCCAGATCGCCGGTCGCTCGGTCAACGCGGCCCGCAGTGAGATGGGCCGGGTCCTGGCCCGGGAGCACCCGGTGGAGGCGGACCTCGTCATCCCGACGCCGGACTCCGGGACGCCCGCGGCCATCGGCTACGCCCAGGCGTCGGGGATCCCGTTCGCCCAGGGGCTGGTGAAGAACGCCTACGTCGGGCGCACGTTCATCCAGCCGACCGACACGATCCGCCAGCTGGGCATCAAGCTCAAGCTCAACCCGCTGCGTGAGGTCATCGCGGGCAAGCGGCTCGTCGTCGTCGACGACTCGATCGTCCGCGGCAACACCCAGCGCGCGCTCGTGCGGATGCTGCGTGAGGCCGGTGCCGCGGAGATCCACGTGCGCATCTCCTCCCCGCCGGTCAAGTGGCCCTGCTTCTACGGCATCGACTTCGCCACCCGCGCCGAGCTCATCGCCAACGGCATGAGCACCGAGGAGATCCGGGCCTCGCTCGACGCGGACAGCCTCGGCTACATCTCCCCCGAGGGGATGATCGAGGCCACCGCGGTCCCCGAGGAGCGCCTGTGCACCGCCTGCTTCACCGGGCGCTACCCCGTGCCCGTGGAGGAGACGACGGAGCCCGCCGAGAGCCACCGGGGCAGCTACCACGTCCTCCCGCACCGTCCCTCGCCGACCCTGACCATCGCTGGAGCGCAGTGA
- a CDS encoding RNB domain-containing ribonuclease produces the protein MPTRVLHLPAPPARVAAALDSLRGELDIPVEFPPAALAEAADAAARPLPDLPDARDLPLVTIDPPGSRDLDQAVHLEEDGEGLVVHYAIADVASFVTPGGALDEAVRARGVTVYGPTGSLPLHPETLSAGAASLLPGQDRPSYLWRIALDDAGEVREATVRRALVRSRAQLTYEQVQAVADGATDPGVPDALPALLRRVGELRLARERERGGVSLEIPEQDIVDRDGGYALTFRATLPVEEWNAQVSLLTGIVAAGIMTDAGVGILRTLPPADPRDLARLRRTARALGIDWPADDAYPDLLPTLDSARPSHAAFLNQATTLFRGADYAVLGAGEGEPQDEEDLRHAALAARYAHVTAPLRRLVDRFGLEVCRAACAGEPVPAWVLEALPSLPRAMARATQRAGRYERGAVDAVEALVLEPHLGQTFRGVVVDVDDDGARVVLADPAVEARVEAAGLPLGEEITVRLTEVDVPTRTVRFSPG, from the coding sequence GTGCCGACCCGAGTCCTGCACCTGCCCGCCCCGCCGGCCAGGGTCGCCGCCGCCCTCGACTCCCTGCGCGGCGAGCTCGACATCCCCGTCGAGTTCCCGCCCGCGGCCCTCGCCGAGGCCGCTGACGCCGCCGCCCGTCCGCTCCCGGACCTTCCCGACGCCCGTGACCTGCCGCTCGTCACCATCGACCCGCCCGGCTCCCGCGACCTCGACCAGGCGGTGCACCTGGAGGAGGACGGTGAGGGCCTCGTCGTCCACTACGCCATCGCCGACGTCGCCTCCTTCGTCACGCCCGGCGGCGCCCTCGACGAGGCGGTCCGCGCTCGCGGCGTCACCGTCTACGGACCGACGGGCTCGCTGCCGCTGCACCCCGAGACGCTGAGCGCGGGCGCGGCGAGCCTGCTCCCCGGCCAGGATCGCCCCTCCTACCTGTGGCGCATCGCCCTGGACGACGCGGGCGAGGTCCGGGAGGCGACGGTCCGCCGCGCGCTCGTCCGCAGCCGCGCCCAGCTGACCTACGAGCAGGTCCAGGCCGTCGCCGACGGCGCCACCGACCCTGGCGTCCCCGACGCGCTGCCGGCCCTCCTGCGCCGGGTCGGTGAGCTGCGGCTGGCCCGCGAGCGTGAGCGCGGCGGTGTGTCCCTCGAGATCCCCGAGCAGGACATCGTCGATCGGGACGGCGGCTACGCGCTGACGTTCCGCGCCACTCTCCCGGTGGAGGAGTGGAACGCCCAGGTCTCGCTGCTCACCGGGATCGTCGCCGCCGGGATCATGACGGACGCCGGCGTCGGCATCCTGCGCACGCTGCCGCCCGCCGACCCGCGCGACCTCGCGCGCCTGCGCCGCACGGCCCGCGCGCTCGGCATCGACTGGCCCGCCGACGACGCCTACCCCGACCTCCTGCCGACCCTCGACTCCGCGCGGCCCAGCCACGCCGCCTTCCTCAACCAGGCGACGACCCTCTTCCGCGGCGCCGACTACGCCGTCCTCGGCGCGGGCGAGGGCGAGCCGCAGGACGAGGAGGACCTCCGGCACGCCGCGCTCGCCGCGCGGTACGCCCACGTCACCGCGCCGCTGCGCCGGCTCGTCGACCGCTTCGGCCTCGAGGTGTGCCGCGCCGCGTGCGCGGGCGAGCCGGTGCCGGCCTGGGTCCTCGAGGCGCTGCCGAGCCTGCCCAGGGCGATGGCCCGCGCCACCCAGCGCGCCGGCCGCTACGAGCGGGGCGCCGTCGACGCCGTCGAGGCGCTGGTCCTCGAGCCGCACCTGGGGCAGACCTTCCGGGGCGTGGTCGTCGACGTGGACGACGACGGCGCGCGCGTCGTCCTCGCCGACCCGGCCGTCGAGGCCCGGGTGGAGGCCGCCGGGCTGCCGCTCGGGGAGGAGATCACGGTGCGGCTGACCGAGGTCGACGTGCCGACCAGGACGGTCCGTTTCTCACCAGGCTGA
- a CDS encoding sterol carrier family protein produces the protein MARRRIDPAEGMAALRQWRDADDDGAEVPSAVVRTAVRFTLEELAVSSPGNSVEVRVPPAAAVQAIAGPRHTRGTPPNVVETDMDTWLRLATGRLTWDDAVRSGAVVASGIRADLSSVLPLITR, from the coding sequence GTGGCACGACGACGGATCGACCCCGCCGAGGGAATGGCTGCGCTACGTCAGTGGCGCGACGCGGACGACGACGGCGCGGAGGTGCCGTCCGCCGTCGTACGCACTGCTGTGCGGTTCACCCTCGAGGAGCTGGCGGTGAGCTCGCCGGGGAACTCCGTCGAGGTCCGGGTCCCGCCTGCGGCCGCGGTCCAGGCGATCGCCGGGCCGCGCCACACGCGGGGCACGCCACCCAACGTCGTCGAGACGGACATGGACACGTGGCTGCGCCTCGCGACCGGCCGTCTGACCTGGGACGACGCGGTCAGGAGCGGCGCCGTCGTCGCGTCGGGCATCCGAGCCGACCTCTCCAGCGTCCTGCCGCTGATCACGCGCTGA
- a CDS encoding copper homeostasis protein CutC gives MTSVQLEIAVQDPAGALAAREAGADRVELCSALDVGGLTPSIAMVEAVVAVGLPVHVLVRPRAGGFRYSATEVSLMVRDIEALVDAGVAGVVVGALTADGSLDKHALEALRDAAEGREVTAHRCVDVLPDPAAAVPTLVRLGFTRVLTSGGAPIAVGGAATIARTVAAADGALEVMAGGGVLPAHVPDLLAAGVDAVHLSARRRVSDAGPAGPGGGPAGYDVTDPATVAAAAAALHPTHP, from the coding sequence ATGACCTCGGTACAGCTGGAGATCGCCGTCCAGGACCCCGCAGGGGCGCTCGCCGCCCGGGAGGCGGGCGCGGACCGCGTCGAGCTGTGCTCCGCGCTCGACGTCGGCGGGCTGACCCCGAGCATCGCGATGGTCGAGGCCGTCGTCGCCGTCGGGCTGCCGGTCCACGTGCTCGTCCGGCCGCGCGCCGGGGGTTTCCGCTACTCCGCGACCGAGGTGTCCCTCATGGTCCGCGACATCGAGGCGCTGGTGGACGCGGGCGTCGCCGGCGTCGTCGTCGGGGCGCTCACCGCCGACGGCTCCCTCGACAAGCACGCCCTGGAGGCGCTGCGCGACGCCGCCGAGGGGCGGGAGGTGACCGCCCACCGGTGCGTCGACGTCCTGCCCGACCCGGCAGCCGCCGTCCCCACCCTCGTCCGGCTCGGGTTCACCCGCGTCCTCACCTCCGGCGGTGCGCCGATCGCCGTGGGGGGAGCCGCGACGATCGCCCGCACGGTCGCTGCCGCCGACGGCGCGCTCGAGGTCATGGCGGGCGGGGGAGTGCTGCCCGCCCACGTGCCCGACCTCCTCGCCGCGGGCGTCGACGCCGTCCACCTGTCCGCCCGGCGCCGGGTCTCGGACGCCGGTCCAGCGGGCCCCGGGGGCGGCCCCGCCGGCTACGACGTCACCGACCCCGCCACCGTCGCCGCCGCAGCCGCCGCCCTCCACCCCACCCACCCCTGA
- a CDS encoding DUF2255 family protein, with amino-acid sequence MSFDDVVDLLDRTEVVAIVTTRANGEPIATPIWSVVVDGVPYLRSAYGPGSWWYRHVLAGRPVAFAMGDGHLAERDRRAALELRREPVATTSLTAEDPVQHRIDEELRRKYADAPPSSLGPMLSPEAVACTLRVEPVAGS; translated from the coding sequence ATGAGCTTCGACGACGTGGTGGACCTGCTCGACCGGACCGAGGTCGTGGCGATCGTGACGACCCGCGCGAACGGTGAGCCCATAGCCACCCCGATCTGGTCGGTGGTGGTCGACGGCGTGCCCTACCTGCGCTCCGCCTACGGGCCCGGCTCGTGGTGGTACCGCCACGTGCTCGCCGGGCGTCCGGTGGCCTTCGCGATGGGGGACGGGCACCTCGCCGAGCGCGACCGGCGCGCTGCGCTCGAGCTGCGCCGCGAGCCGGTGGCGACGACGTCGCTGACCGCGGAGGACCCGGTCCAGCACCGCATCGACGAGGAGCTGCGCCGCAAGTACGCCGACGCGCCGCCGTCCTCCCTCGGGCCGATGCTCAGCCCCGAGGCGGTCGCCTGCACGCTGCGCGTGGAGCCCGTCGCCGGCTCCTGA